Proteins found in one Agaribacterium sp. ZY112 genomic segment:
- a CDS encoding diacylglycerol kinase, protein MSEFAVKNRGVKRLYKAGYYASRGLWQALRHESAFQQEFVLAVFMLPLAVWLDVTSVERVLLVAAVVLVLIVELLNTAVEAVVDRVGFEYHELAGQAKDLGAAAVLVSLLLAVFIWSSILLPYYW, encoded by the coding sequence TTGTCTGAGTTCGCAGTGAAAAACCGGGGGGTCAAGCGTTTGTATAAGGCGGGTTATTATGCTTCGCGTGGCTTGTGGCAGGCTTTAAGGCATGAGAGTGCTTTTCAGCAAGAGTTTGTGTTGGCTGTGTTTATGCTGCCCCTTGCTGTGTGGCTTGATGTGACGTCGGTGGAGCGAGTATTACTTGTGGCCGCTGTCGTACTTGTGCTGATTGTAGAGCTGCTTAACACTGCTGTTGAAGCAGTGGTTGATCGTGTTGGTTTTGAATATCATGAATTAGCAGGGCAGGCCAAAGATTTGGGGGCTGCGGCTGTATTGGTTTCTTTGTTGTTGGCAGTTTTTATCTGGTCAAGTATTTTGCTTCCTTATTATTGGTGA
- a CDS encoding GGDEF domain-containing protein, whose protein sequence is MVTLASKNRRIEPSSNGAEAIGKLQLDISTRLHSSLESEDVLRNFFHALSKLMSCDGLHYRDTEHEIDIQIGHHKSHSALYRLKKEESNMGELRFSRRHRFAEAELITIESLIGLLVTPLHNARLYHAAIQGSHVDSLTGLRNRRALENCMQREIPLAHRHNNPLSILVLDIDLFKEINDTHGHLIGDECLQHIAKILKNALRAGDQAFRYGGEEFVIQLSECDSSNAYYCAERIRSQIAATPLTTTSKRIELSCSIGCATLKASDNFESLFNRADQAMYEAKRQGRNRCAQEAEKNTQDNKKIA, encoded by the coding sequence ATGGTCACCCTAGCAAGCAAAAACCGTCGCATTGAACCAAGCTCCAACGGCGCGGAGGCTATTGGCAAGCTTCAACTGGATATTTCCACCCGTCTTCATAGCAGCCTAGAGAGCGAAGATGTGTTGCGCAACTTCTTTCATGCCCTCAGCAAACTCATGAGCTGTGACGGCCTGCATTACCGCGATACCGAGCACGAGATTGATATTCAAATCGGCCATCATAAAAGCCACTCTGCCCTGTATCGCCTAAAGAAAGAAGAGTCAAATATGGGCGAGCTTAGATTTAGCCGCCGCCACCGTTTTGCTGAGGCAGAACTCATCACCATAGAATCACTCATAGGCCTGCTGGTAACCCCTCTTCACAATGCACGCCTATACCATGCCGCCATCCAGGGTTCACATGTTGACTCCCTCACCGGCCTGCGCAATCGGCGCGCACTGGAAAACTGCATGCAACGAGAAATACCGCTTGCGCACAGGCACAACAACCCCCTCAGCATTCTAGTACTCGATATTGATTTATTTAAAGAGATAAACGATACGCACGGCCATCTTATTGGTGACGAATGCCTACAACACATTGCTAAAATACTTAAAAATGCCCTGCGTGCAGGTGACCAAGCCTTCCGTTATGGCGGTGAAGAATTTGTAATCCAACTAAGTGAATGCGACTCAAGCAATGCTTATTACTGTGCCGAACGCATTCGCAGCCAAATAGCTGCAACACCATTAACAACCACAAGCAAACGTATAGAATTAAGCTGCTCTATTGGCTGCGCCACCCTAAAAGCAAGCGACAACTTTGAAAGCCTATTTAATCGCGCCGACCAAGCGATGTATGAAGCTAAAAGACAAGGAAGAAACCGCTGCGCTCAAGAAGCCGAGAAAAACACACAAGACAACAAAAAAATCGCATAA
- the nirD gene encoding nitrite reductase small subunit NirD: MSDVNSWETICEATDIPAGLGVRALLGEAEVAVFRVAEKLYAVDAIDPFTKMPVLARGLVGDLQGQVVVASPIYKQHFNLETGQCLEDEAVKLNVYPVREEAGQVQLAQA, encoded by the coding sequence ATGTCAGATGTAAATTCTTGGGAAACGATTTGTGAAGCGACCGACATTCCAGCCGGTCTGGGTGTTCGTGCTTTGTTGGGTGAGGCTGAAGTGGCTGTATTCCGCGTAGCGGAAAAGCTCTATGCCGTAGATGCTATTGATCCTTTTACCAAAATGCCTGTGCTTGCACGTGGTTTGGTGGGTGATCTTCAGGGGCAGGTTGTGGTTGCCTCACCTATTTATAAGCAGCACTTTAACCTTGAAACAGGTCAGTGCTTGGAAGATGAGGCTGTAAAGCTGAATGTCTATCCTGTGCGTGAAGAAGCTGGCCAAGTTCAGCTTGCACAAGCGTAA
- the nirB gene encoding nitrite reductase large subunit NirB — MSKQRIVVVGNGMVGHKFIDNLIGHEDAASYDVITFSEEPRLAYDRVQLSAYFSGSTADDLMLTSEGYYQENGVSYVLNDKVVSLDAAAKKVVTESGREEAYDKLILATGSFPFVPPIPGKDQEHCLVYRTIEDLEAITASAKQSKKGVVVGGGLLGLEAANALQNLGLETHVVEFAPRLMAVQLDEGGGNLLRSKIEALGVSVHTEKNTKEIVAGEECRYRMNFADGSFLETDMILFSAGIRPQDELARQYDIAIGERGGIVIDNNCLTSAEDVYAIGECALWDGKIFGLVAPGYQMAKVALSHITGGDEQFEGADMSTKLKLLGVDVASVGDAHGRTPGCKSYVYQDGVSEVYKRIIVSEDHKTLLGAVLIGDVDAYGTLQQMCVHGMELPESPEALILPAVEGGASAGMGVDALPESAQICSCYEVTKGQISCAVQEGAHTIGAVKDATKAGTGCGGCVALTTQVMNAELENLGVEVNTDLCEHFAYTRQELFHIVKVEGIKSFDEMIEKHGKGLGCDICKPTVGSILASVWNDYILENQHAPLQDTNDYFMANMQKNGTYSIVPRVPGGEITPQKLIVLGQVAEKYKLYTKITGGQRIDLFGAQQHELPLIWKELVDAGFETGQAYGKSLRTVKSCVGSTWCRYGVLDSVGMAIRLEERYKGLRAPHKIKFAVSGCTRECAEAQGKDIGVIATETGWSLYVCGNGGMKPRHADLFATSLDDETLIKYIDRVLMFYIRTADRLQRTSVWMDNLEGGLEYLQSVVVDDRLELGAELEKEMQHVVNTFQCEWKTTIEDPEKVKRFRTFVNSDKKDDSVVFVQEREQIRPATEEEVVKFVESETEAEPA, encoded by the coding sequence ATGAGTAAGCAACGAATCGTTGTTGTCGGTAACGGCATGGTTGGCCACAAGTTCATTGATAACTTGATTGGTCATGAAGATGCTGCAAGCTATGACGTAATCACTTTTTCTGAAGAGCCTCGCTTGGCTTATGATCGTGTGCAATTGAGTGCCTATTTCTCGGGTTCTACAGCAGACGATCTTATGCTGACTTCTGAGGGTTATTATCAGGAGAATGGTGTTAGTTACGTCCTAAACGATAAAGTTGTTTCTTTAGATGCGGCGGCTAAGAAAGTTGTGACGGAATCGGGCCGCGAAGAAGCTTACGACAAGCTGATTCTTGCAACGGGCTCTTTTCCTTTTGTTCCTCCTATCCCTGGTAAAGATCAAGAGCATTGCTTGGTCTATCGCACCATTGAAGATTTAGAAGCCATTACTGCTTCCGCTAAGCAGAGTAAAAAAGGCGTGGTTGTTGGTGGTGGTTTACTTGGCCTTGAAGCGGCCAATGCATTGCAAAACCTCGGTTTAGAAACGCACGTTGTTGAATTTGCTCCGCGTTTGATGGCTGTTCAGCTTGATGAGGGTGGCGGTAACTTACTGCGCAGTAAAATTGAAGCGCTAGGTGTGAGTGTTCATACCGAGAAAAACACAAAAGAAATTGTTGCTGGTGAAGAGTGTCGCTACCGCATGAACTTTGCGGATGGCTCTTTCCTAGAAACAGACATGATTTTGTTCTCTGCAGGTATTCGCCCGCAAGATGAGCTGGCTCGTCAATATGATATTGCTATTGGTGAGCGTGGCGGTATTGTCATTGACAATAACTGTTTGACCTCTGCTGAAGATGTTTACGCTATTGGTGAGTGCGCGCTTTGGGATGGCAAGATCTTTGGTTTGGTAGCTCCTGGCTACCAAATGGCTAAAGTTGCTCTTTCACATATTACTGGCGGTGATGAGCAGTTTGAAGGTGCCGACATGAGTACTAAGCTTAAGCTGCTTGGTGTGGATGTGGCTTCAGTGGGTGATGCGCATGGTCGTACACCGGGCTGTAAAAGCTACGTCTATCAAGATGGTGTGAGCGAAGTTTATAAGCGCATCATTGTTAGTGAAGATCATAAAACTTTACTCGGTGCTGTGTTAATTGGTGATGTTGATGCTTATGGCACGCTTCAGCAGATGTGTGTTCACGGTATGGAATTACCTGAAAGCCCAGAGGCTTTGATTCTTCCTGCTGTCGAAGGCGGTGCTTCTGCAGGTATGGGTGTTGATGCTTTGCCTGAGTCGGCGCAAATTTGTTCTTGTTATGAAGTAACAAAAGGTCAAATTAGTTGTGCGGTTCAAGAGGGCGCGCATACGATTGGCGCTGTAAAAGACGCAACCAAAGCCGGTACGGGTTGTGGTGGTTGTGTTGCTTTAACTACGCAAGTGATGAATGCCGAGCTTGAGAATTTAGGTGTTGAAGTGAATACCGACCTGTGTGAGCACTTTGCTTATACCCGTCAGGAGCTTTTCCACATTGTTAAAGTTGAAGGCATTAAGTCTTTTGACGAAATGATTGAAAAACACGGTAAGGGTTTGGGTTGTGATATCTGTAAACCTACCGTGGGTTCTATCCTTGCCAGTGTATGGAATGATTACATTCTAGAAAATCAACATGCACCGCTGCAGGATACTAATGACTACTTTATGGCGAATATGCAGAAGAATGGTACTTACTCCATTGTTCCTCGTGTTCCCGGTGGTGAAATCACCCCTCAGAAGTTGATCGTATTAGGTCAGGTGGCTGAGAAATATAAGTTGTACACCAAGATTACCGGTGGTCAGCGTATCGACTTGTTTGGTGCGCAGCAGCACGAGCTGCCATTGATCTGGAAAGAGCTGGTTGATGCTGGTTTTGAAACCGGTCAAGCCTACGGTAAGTCTTTGCGTACAGTGAAATCGTGTGTGGGCAGTACCTGGTGTCGTTACGGTGTCTTAGATAGTGTTGGCATGGCTATTCGCCTTGAAGAGCGCTACAAAGGTTTGCGTGCCCCGCATAAGATCAAGTTTGCTGTTTCCGGTTGTACTCGTGAGTGTGCTGAAGCCCAAGGTAAAGACATTGGTGTGATCGCTACTGAAACAGGTTGGAGCCTTTACGTTTGTGGTAATGGCGGTATGAAGCCTCGCCACGCTGACTTGTTTGCGACCAGTCTTGATGATGAAACGCTTATTAAGTACATCGACCGTGTGTTGATGTTCTACATCCGCACTGCCGATCGCTTACAGCGTACGTCAGTATGGATGGATAACCTTGAAGGTGGTTTAGAGTATCTTCAGTCGGTTGTTGTGGATGACAGGCTGGAGCTCGGTGCTGAGCTTGAAAAAGAAATGCAGCATGTTGTGAATACCTTCCAGTGTGAGTGGAAGACCACTATCGAAGATCCAGAGAAAGTTAAACGCTTCCGCACCTTTGTTAACAGTGACAAAAAAGACGATAGCGTTGTGTTTGTGCAAGAGCGCGAGCAGATCCGTCCAGCCACTGAAGAAGAAGTGGTTAAATTTGTAGAGTCTGAAACTGAAGCAGAGCCGGCGTAA
- the moaA gene encoding GTP 3',8-cyclase MoaA yields MTHSPTLLEDGFGRRVDYLRLSVTDRCDFRCTYCMAEDMTFLPRKDVLSFEEIQLVAEAFTSLGVKKIRITGGEPLIRRDIVPLLSKIRKMPRLEELSITTNASHLAQYAKELKDAGVDRINISLDSLKAERFKTLTRHGNLQHVLDGIEEARKYNFKALKLNSVALKNFNFDEVRDLSRYALERDIDISFIEEMPLGEITSHARNIEFVSSAELRQALAPEFQLSPCSDITGGPSKYWQAEGYRSRIGFISPHSENFCASCNRVRLTASGRLLLCLGNEHSVDLRTLIRESEPDQTLSLVKQAIVDAMTIKPEKHHFDLNEAPQVLRFMNATGG; encoded by the coding sequence ATGACTCACTCCCCTACCCTACTAGAAGACGGCTTTGGCCGACGCGTTGATTATTTACGTCTGTCGGTAACAGACCGCTGCGACTTTCGCTGCACCTATTGCATGGCGGAAGATATGACGTTTCTTCCACGTAAAGACGTGCTCAGCTTTGAAGAAATACAACTCGTTGCTGAAGCCTTTACCAGCCTTGGAGTGAAAAAAATACGCATTACAGGTGGTGAGCCGCTTATTCGCCGAGATATCGTGCCGCTACTTAGCAAGATCCGAAAAATGCCACGGCTCGAAGAACTTAGTATCACCACCAATGCTTCACACTTAGCTCAATATGCTAAAGAGCTAAAAGACGCAGGTGTTGATCGCATAAATATCAGCTTGGATTCTTTAAAAGCTGAGCGTTTTAAGACACTCACTCGTCACGGTAATTTACAACACGTACTCGACGGCATTGAAGAAGCGCGCAAATACAATTTCAAAGCCTTGAAGTTAAACAGCGTGGCCTTAAAAAACTTTAACTTCGATGAAGTAAGGGATCTAAGCCGTTATGCTTTAGAGCGAGACATCGACATCAGCTTTATTGAAGAAATGCCACTTGGTGAGATCACCAGCCACGCGCGCAATATTGAGTTTGTTTCAAGCGCCGAGCTCAGGCAGGCCCTAGCCCCCGAATTTCAACTGAGCCCATGCAGTGACATCACCGGAGGCCCTTCTAAATACTGGCAAGCTGAAGGCTACCGATCTCGTATTGGCTTTATTTCGCCACACAGCGAAAATTTCTGCGCAAGCTGTAATCGAGTACGTCTTACCGCCTCGGGTCGCCTACTACTTTGCCTTGGCAATGAACACAGTGTCGATCTACGAACTTTGATTCGCGAATCCGAGCCAGATCAAACCTTAAGCCTAGTAAAACAAGCTATTGTCGACGCCATGACCATAAAGCCAGAAAAACATCATTTTGACTTAAACGAGGCGCCACAGGTTTTGCGCTTTATGAATGCCACAGGCGGCTAA
- the moaB gene encoding molybdenum cofactor biosynthesis protein B: MSEKFKDFIPLNVAVLTLSDTRSFANDTSGDALQKAAEDAGHNVVARELIKDDIFHMRAVVSQWIFDDDKQVILITGGTGFTGRDSTPEALRPLFEKQVEGFGELFRAVSYEEIGSSTIQSRATAGLANRTITFCLPGSTGACLTAWNKIIVEQLDSRHRPCNFVGQLIKK, from the coding sequence ATGAGCGAAAAATTTAAGGATTTTATCCCACTAAATGTAGCGGTTCTCACCCTCAGCGATACCCGAAGTTTTGCCAACGACACCTCTGGCGATGCCCTGCAAAAAGCAGCAGAAGACGCAGGCCATAATGTCGTTGCGCGCGAGCTCATTAAAGACGACATCTTTCACATGCGCGCCGTTGTTTCACAGTGGATTTTTGATGACGACAAACAGGTCATTTTAATTACTGGCGGCACCGGTTTTACCGGCCGTGACTCAACCCCTGAAGCCTTGCGCCCGCTGTTTGAAAAGCAAGTCGAAGGTTTTGGTGAGCTGTTTCGCGCAGTCAGTTATGAAGAGATTGGCAGCTCAACCATTCAAAGCCGTGCCACTGCAGGTTTAGCTAATCGTACCATCACCTTTTGCCTACCAGGCTCTACCGGCGCCTGCCTAACTGCTTGGAATAAAATCATTGTTGAGCAGTTAGATAGCCGCCACCGCCCTTGTAACTTTGTTGGCCAGCTTATAAAAAAATAA
- the glp gene encoding gephyrin-like molybdotransferase Glp — protein sequence MLEFLNALEAMQAEGKKLASTKTEQIKLSQALGRVLSEDIHATIDVPPADNSAMDGWAYNSKDISEVGQSLSVSQRICAGDEAQPLQLGTAARIFTGAEIPAGADTVVMQENCSWQDKQNVIINKLDQSGANIRRRAQDIAQGSCILKAGQLLDARQIGLLASIGINKIKVQTRLRIALISTGDELIPAGKGPLKPGQIYDSNGPMLEAYARELGCNIVMRSHAPDDLQASETLFKEAAEKAELILSCGGVSVGEEDHVRTALENLGELDFWKIRIKPGKPLAYARLPKKDGGTCAFIGLPGNPVSAYVCCHLFASTLVRAMQTQQHCFPKSRQATSAFNIKQTGKRPEFIRVIETEKGLERYSNQSSGVLSSVAWADALALLPEQTEIELGQSLEIFPLS from the coding sequence ATGCTTGAATTTCTTAATGCACTTGAAGCCATGCAGGCCGAAGGAAAAAAACTCGCCTCAACAAAAACCGAGCAAATTAAACTCAGTCAAGCTCTCGGGCGCGTTTTGAGCGAAGACATCCACGCCACTATTGATGTGCCACCTGCCGACAATAGCGCAATGGACGGATGGGCCTATAACAGCAAAGATATAAGCGAGGTCGGCCAAAGCCTAAGCGTTAGCCAACGAATTTGTGCAGGTGATGAGGCCCAACCATTACAACTTGGTACTGCCGCTCGCATTTTCACTGGCGCGGAAATTCCTGCTGGAGCCGATACTGTTGTTATGCAAGAAAACTGCAGCTGGCAAGACAAACAAAACGTTATAATTAACAAACTCGATCAAAGCGGTGCCAATATCCGTCGCCGTGCTCAAGACATCGCTCAAGGCAGCTGTATTCTCAAAGCAGGTCAGTTACTTGATGCTCGCCAAATCGGGTTATTAGCCTCCATTGGTATAAACAAAATCAAAGTGCAAACCCGCTTGCGCATTGCTCTTATAAGTACCGGCGACGAACTTATCCCTGCGGGTAAAGGCCCATTAAAACCTGGCCAGATCTATGACAGCAATGGCCCTATGCTCGAAGCTTATGCAAGAGAACTCGGTTGTAACATCGTTATGCGCTCTCACGCTCCAGATGATCTTCAAGCCAGCGAAACGCTCTTTAAAGAAGCCGCGGAAAAAGCAGAGCTCATTTTAAGTTGTGGCGGTGTCAGTGTTGGTGAAGAAGACCACGTAAGAACAGCATTAGAAAACCTAGGCGAGCTCGATTTCTGGAAGATACGCATTAAACCCGGCAAACCTCTGGCTTACGCACGGCTCCCCAAAAAAGATGGCGGCACTTGTGCTTTTATTGGCCTACCTGGCAATCCTGTCTCGGCCTATGTTTGCTGCCACTTATTTGCTTCGACCTTAGTCCGCGCCATGCAAACTCAGCAGCACTGTTTCCCTAAATCCCGTCAGGCGACAAGTGCTTTTAACATTAAGCAAACAGGTAAACGCCCCGAGTTTATTCGCGTGATAGAAACAGAGAAAGGTTTAGAGCGCTATAGCAACCAAAGCTCTGGGGTATTGTCTTCTGTGGCTTGGGCAGATGCCTTAGCCCTGTTACCCGAACAAACAGAAATCGAGCTGGGCCAAAGCTTAGAGATATTCCCCCTGAGTTAA
- a CDS encoding DUF5060 domain-containing protein: MFQSIRFLLVLSLTLSTLLLSINSFANSSVELLGEKRLWHSLTLSFDGPSVSEDDEYNPFLNYRLNVEFLHPKTGKRYLVPGFFAADGNAANSSAKQGNKWQVRFSPDELGLWQWQASFRKGPYVAVSEKFDTGQPGGFMDESNGQFKIKKNNKKEPDFRSQGRLEWVNQSYLRFAGSQKYFIKAGPDSPENLLAYADFDGNFHSDGHGDELVKTWAGHLQDWNKNDPSWQNGKGRALIGALNYLASKGLNSISFLTLNILGDDKNVFPYIDYNTYDRFDISKLEQWNIVFSHAQKKGLFLHFKTQEVENQGLLDGGGLGIERKLYYRELIARFSHHLALNWNMGEENGDWLPENITAPQDTNQRLAMAKYFKEHDPYQHHRVIHNGIYFDDLRGEQSWYTGASIQTSQSDFSGVHKQAKNVLSWPTSNGRQWAVAVDEPGDAEFALLPDSKDPSHDIARKNGLWGALMAGAWGSEWYFGYKNEHSDLTAQDWRSRDLFWQQAKHSIDFFDLLQQQKLAIEKARNHDELAPTAWVLAQLGEFYIVYFKDGTKDTSLSMQSTLGSYEIHWFDPIKGGRFQQGSVKTIDIETKRYYAWERIDKELGQPPHSPEQDWLVLIKK; encoded by the coding sequence ATGTTTCAATCTATACGCTTTCTTTTGGTTTTAAGCCTGACATTAAGCACCTTGCTTTTAAGCATAAACAGCTTCGCAAACAGCTCGGTCGAGTTGCTAGGAGAAAAACGACTCTGGCACAGCCTCACCTTGAGCTTTGATGGGCCTTCGGTAAGTGAAGATGACGAATACAATCCCTTCCTTAATTACCGCCTCAACGTTGAGTTTCTTCACCCTAAAACTGGTAAGAGATATTTAGTACCTGGATTTTTTGCAGCCGATGGTAACGCGGCTAATAGCTCAGCGAAACAAGGTAATAAATGGCAAGTACGGTTTAGCCCCGATGAATTAGGCCTTTGGCAGTGGCAGGCCTCATTCAGAAAAGGCCCTTACGTCGCAGTATCAGAAAAGTTCGACACCGGGCAACCTGGCGGATTTATGGATGAGTCCAATGGTCAGTTCAAAATAAAAAAGAACAACAAAAAAGAACCTGATTTCCGCTCTCAAGGTCGGCTCGAATGGGTCAACCAAAGCTACTTACGTTTTGCAGGAAGCCAAAAGTACTTTATCAAGGCAGGCCCAGACTCCCCAGAAAACTTGCTTGCCTATGCTGATTTCGACGGTAATTTCCACAGTGATGGACACGGAGATGAACTCGTAAAAACTTGGGCCGGGCATTTGCAAGACTGGAATAAGAATGATCCAAGCTGGCAGAACGGAAAGGGGCGCGCATTAATTGGGGCTTTAAACTATCTTGCCTCTAAAGGTTTAAACTCAATTAGCTTTTTGACTTTAAACATTCTAGGTGATGACAAAAACGTCTTCCCTTATATCGACTACAACACCTACGACCGCTTTGATATCAGCAAGCTAGAGCAGTGGAATATCGTCTTTAGCCACGCACAAAAAAAAGGCTTATTTCTGCACTTCAAGACTCAGGAAGTAGAAAACCAAGGCTTGCTTGATGGTGGTGGCCTCGGCATAGAACGCAAACTTTATTACCGAGAATTAATCGCACGCTTTAGTCATCACCTCGCACTTAATTGGAACATGGGGGAAGAAAACGGAGATTGGTTGCCGGAGAACATTACCGCCCCTCAAGATACCAATCAACGTCTAGCGATGGCGAAATATTTTAAGGAACACGACCCCTACCAGCACCACAGAGTAATTCATAACGGCATCTATTTTGATGACTTACGGGGCGAACAAAGCTGGTACACAGGCGCATCCATACAAACCTCACAAAGCGATTTTAGCGGTGTGCATAAACAAGCTAAAAATGTGCTTTCTTGGCCAACGAGTAACGGCCGCCAATGGGCTGTTGCGGTTGATGAGCCTGGCGATGCGGAGTTTGCTTTATTGCCAGACAGTAAAGACCCCTCCCACGATATAGCCAGAAAAAATGGCTTATGGGGAGCGTTAATGGCTGGCGCTTGGGGTAGCGAATGGTATTTTGGTTATAAAAATGAACACAGCGATTTAACAGCACAAGACTGGCGAAGCAGAGACCTTTTTTGGCAACAAGCTAAACACAGCATTGATTTCTTTGACTTATTACAACAACAAAAACTCGCCATAGAAAAAGCACGCAATCATGATGAACTAGCGCCAACAGCTTGGGTTCTCGCTCAACTTGGTGAGTTTTATATTGTTTATTTTAAAGATGGAACAAAAGATACCTCTCTTAGCATGCAATCGACATTAGGAAGCTATGAGATACACTGGTTCGACCCAATAAAAGGAGGCAGGTTTCAACAAGGCAGTGTGAAAACCATCGACATTGAAACAAAAAGGTATTATGCGTGGGAACGCATAGATAAAGAGCTTGGTCAGCCGCCCCACAGCCCAGAACAAGATTGGCTAGTGCTTATAAAAAAATAG
- a CDS encoding MOSC domain-containing protein has translation MDIKVEALYCYPVKSCAGMSLDAATLTTTGFELDRKWMLVNQQGRALTQRQYPKLALISTQYDGKSLQLNLPTGESCDINHSDLDTELEVGLWSDKVLALGACTQVQKWLRKCLSPLIGLDNINLVHFNQKQLRKPAQPERFGLSARHFADAAPYLLANSASLKTLNKELASQDKNNVDMRRFRPNIVVSGLEAFAEHKYKKLILSNGAELELVDHCERCVMITVDPDTGTKHQQQVPFRELAKINAMPHKKHAPAFGVNVKLANNIESLDLHIGDTLQAQR, from the coding sequence ATGGATATAAAAGTAGAAGCCCTGTATTGCTACCCAGTTAAATCATGCGCAGGCATGAGTTTAGACGCTGCAACATTAACAACAACGGGCTTTGAACTCGATCGCAAGTGGATGCTGGTCAACCAACAAGGTCGCGCCCTTACTCAACGCCAGTATCCTAAACTTGCACTAATAAGCACTCAATACGACGGAAAAAGCTTGCAACTAAATTTGCCAACAGGTGAAAGTTGCGACATCAATCATAGTGACTTAGACACAGAGCTCGAAGTGGGTCTTTGGTCTGACAAAGTACTAGCTCTGGGCGCTTGCACACAAGTACAAAAATGGCTTCGGAAGTGCCTAAGCCCGCTTATAGGCCTCGATAATATCAATTTAGTTCATTTCAATCAGAAGCAACTTCGCAAGCCGGCTCAACCTGAACGTTTTGGCCTTAGCGCACGTCACTTTGCTGATGCAGCGCCTTATTTATTGGCGAATAGCGCTTCATTAAAAACACTAAACAAGGAACTTGCATCACAAGATAAGAACAACGTCGACATGCGCCGCTTTCGCCCAAACATCGTAGTCAGCGGACTTGAGGCTTTTGCCGAACACAAATACAAAAAGCTTATTTTAAGTAATGGTGCCGAGCTTGAATTAGTTGATCACTGTGAACGCTGCGTGATGATTACCGTAGATCCTGACACCGGCACTAAACACCAACAACAAGTGCCCTTTCGTGAACTAGCAAAAATAAATGCTATGCCCCACAAAAAACATGCGCCTGCTTTTGGAGTTAATGTAAAATTAGCTAACAATATTGAGAGCCTAGACCTACATATCGGGGATACTTTACAAGCTCAAAGATAA